In Lolium rigidum isolate FL_2022 chromosome 7, APGP_CSIRO_Lrig_0.1, whole genome shotgun sequence, the DNA window CTTCCCGTGGGGAAAACCACTGTTGTCATCTGCCTGGGTAAACTTGCAGGTCTCAGTGGTATCTTTGTCATCACCTTGTTTTGCTGCAAACTAGAAGAATAGAAAGAAACGTCTAATGTAAATATGTAATGTAATTGGACTGAAGTGCCATGGTTAGGAACTTCTGATTTGGTGTGTTATAGATGGGAGGTGGAAAATCAGCTGATGGTTGCTCTGAGCTTGTTATAATCTGTGCAAGGAACCATTTTCACAGATTTGTCTCAGAAATTGATGTGTTACATTGCATTATTCTGGACACATACACACACATCCTTTGTTTAATATCAGTATTGCTGTGCTGGCTGTTGAGCCTGCTTTGAATACCTAGCTTGAATTGTCTAGCTTGTTCAATCTTCATGTTTCATTGCTTATGGAATAGTACACTAGTTTACTATTTGTTTACTCTCTTTCTTCTGTTATGGTAATTCCATTTCTGTCTCTGCTATTTTTTTATGAATCTACTTAAATTATTTTTTGTTGTTTCATGGCTCCAGATGCTGGAAAGTCGACTGCTGGAGGGCAAATATTGTTCTTGAGTGGTCAAGTAGATGACCGGACCATCCAGAAATATGAAAAAGAAGCAAAGGATAAAAGTCGTGAAAGCTGGTGAGTAGGCCATGAGCAATATTTAGcttgcgttttttttttttgcaaggctAACCCATACATTTTGAACATGAAAGTTATGACTGTTCACTAGTTAATTGGGGATATTCTTTTGTGCATAAGCTTCTTGTTTGTTCCATCTTTCCCCCCTTGAAATCATCCATCGATGCACTCCTTTATATTATATTCTGAACACTTGCAGGTATATGGCTTATATTATGGATACAAATGAGGAAGAGCGACTTAAGGTATCTTGTTCATATGGCTGCTTAATGATCAGTGCGCTAAAGTTCTATAGTTTTGACACTTTCTATTGCATCTGTTCAGGGGAAAACTGTCGAAGTTGGTAGAGCCTACTTTGAGACTGAAAATACAAGATTCACTATTTTGGATGCACCGGTATTTCTTTTTTCATATATTACAGTGTTACTTATAAGCCTTTTGTTTGCTTGCATGACACTCTTCTGGTTCTCTGGATTTATCTGTGGCCGCACCAGCATTGTGATGGCCAGACTATAGTTTGAGCTGTACAAAACTTTAGCTTCTCGTGTTCCTGCTGGATCTATTCTTGTAATGACGAAGGAATCTACATGTTCAACCTGAAAAATGCATAGATTGTTTTTGGGAGCATTTACATATGATTTAAGGTTCTTGAATAatttatactacctctgtccacaaAAGGATGTCGAAAGTTTTTCTAATTTCAGATGCATCTAGACaccttttagtgtatagatacatctaaatttgaaCAAACcttcgacatccttttatggacggagggagtactaaatgaTATTGAACTTAACAAACACTGTGTTAGATAGGATTGGCATGCCATTAAATTGGGCTTGCATCAGTGCAAGAAAGTAGTCCCAGGATGTCTTGATCTAAATTTAACATTTACGTTACATGCCATTAAATTGGCTTGTGTGAATGCAAAAAGGTTGTCCCAGGACGTTTTGATCTTAATTTAACTTTTAATTACATTATAAAATTATACAAAAGATTGAGCATGAATTCTTATTGCCTTTAGTTAAGGTATCCATTGATCTCAATCCAGTCCTTGTTTAGTGCTGAGATCTTTTGTTAGTTTGTTACCTCATTGTTAGTTACACTTGTGTGACTCCTAAAATCATATGTGGCACAATTTTCTTGGTACAATCACTCCTTTGTTGGCAATTCTACTGTTTTGATTCATCCTTGTACTCTtcttcttttcaatgaaatgaaacgcaaaatcGCAAATGCTTTTTgcgttttccaaaaaaaaaggcatataagtttagtcaaaagtcaaaccctactaagtttgaccaaatatttatggAAAAATATAAACAACTACAATATTGAATAGACATATtgagaaaatatactttatggtgaatctattgatattgatttagtTTTCTAGAAATTGGTCAAACTTAGAAGATGTTGACTTTTGACTGAACTTATATGCCTTATACTTTATGTTGACTTTTGTCATActtgttacatgtacttgtatgaCTTACGTCCCGGACCCATGCATATGTTTTTTTCAGACATGAAGTTGCAACTTCTGCTGGCAAATCTGAATTCTTGACCGATGATGCTTTCATCTATTTGCTGTGTGTGACTGGTGTACTTGCAATAGCTGATGAACTGAATTCTTATTTCATGTACAGTATTTGCTTACTTAGATGATCTGAATTTGCAGGGCCATAAAAGTTATGTTCCAAATATGATAAGTGGTGCATCGCAAGCTGACATTGGCGTTCTGGTAACAATTGGGCCCTGGGCATTGTTACTTTCATTTTCTTTGGTCATTTTTCTCACTGACTTCTTTCTTTTCAGGTCATATCTGCTCGAAAAGGTGAATTTGAGACTGGTTATGAAAGAGGAGGGCAAACTCGTGAACATGTACTGCTTGCAAAAACTCTAGGTGTTGCTAAGTTGATAGTTGTCATCAACAAGATGGATGAACCTACGGTACAGTGGTCTAAAGAAAGGTATGCCTGGGGGACATACCTTGTATTATATTTTTCGAATTGAAAGATTCTAATATTGCAGCAGTATAGCTGGAGCAAAATAATCATTTTTTTTTCAGGTATGATGAAATTGAAGGAAAAATGGTTCCATTTCTCAAATCTTCGGGATACAATGTTAAGAAAGGTATTATTCTTGTTTCGGCTTCATCTCAAATAATAAATTTTCATACGCAGTTTGAAGCTGGATTATGTGCAGTTGCTTTCTGTGGTGTTTCCTGTTCAGTGAATTGTGCCTTCAACATCTATGTGTTCATCTGTTGATAGTTTCTCTACATTTTAAATAATTGGATGTTGTAAACTTGTATAGTTGCTTTATTGGCCATTCTAAGTTGATATCTGCATCCTGTTTCTCTCGAAGTGTGATATTATGATTTTGTTGAGTTATAAGGTGCTACATTGTGCTACATTGTGCTTGTGTATATCTTGGTAAGGTGCTGCGGCGATATATAGCCAACTAGATACTATTTCTTATCGTTTCATTGGCTTTGTTATCAGATGTCCAGTTCTTGCCAATATCTGGTCTTTGTGGAGCCAATATGAAGACCAGGATGGATAAAAGCATTTGTAGCTGGTGGGATGGTCCTTGCCTTTTTGAAGTTCTGGACCGTATCGAAGTTCCTTTGCGTGACCCCAGAGGCCCAGTAAGGTTTGAAGGCTATGCACAATTGCACATGCTCCTTTAGCCTTTTCTAGTTTGTATATGTATACTCCATTTGCTGAAAAATGTATGTGATGCTTTGGGTTGACATTTGTATCCAATGTTTAATTTTTTATTGTCAAACACATTGATGATATTCTAGGAAAGATATGTTATATTGTGTAACTATTTTCACTTTTCTTTACAATTGAATGATATTGCCTATTGCAttgtctatattgtatgtattactGGTCGAAGATAAACATCTTTTTGGTTTCATATAGATAGTATTACACAGCTATTATATATCGCTTTGCTGCTCTCTATAGATAATTTTTATGTGATTCTCTGTTCCAAAACAAATGGCTATTCAAATGAAAAATTGATACAGTTTCTTCTATTATCTTTTTTTATTTGGTTCTAGCCTATGTATAGATTTATTTGTTGTGTTGATCAGATGCCAAACACAAGCTTTACAGTTATATTTGTTAACGATGCAGGATGCCAATAATTGATAAATATAAAGATATGGGCACTGCTGTAATGGGGAAATTAGAGTCTGGGACTATCAGAGAGGGTGACAGTTTGTTGGTTATGCCGAACAGGGTATGTTTATCATATCTCAATGTAACACCCTTTGTCTACCCCTTCGACTTGGGGCTATTGCAATTTAATTTGTATGCAATGTCTCTTGTTGGAGCAGTCAAACGTGAAAGTCATTGGTATAAACTTGGATGAGAAGAAAGTACGGCGTGCTGGACCTGGTGAGAATGTTCGTGTCAAACTGTCTGGAATTGAAGAGGATGATATTATGGCTGGTTTTGTTCTTTCAAGCGTTGGTAAGTACATTCTTCAAGAAAAGTTAATATAGTTTATAGTATCTGTTTGCTAGTTCTCAAGTAGCCGAGAACGAAGTTAGCTCTCAGTCAATTGTTGTGGCCATGCGATTGTTCCTGCCGTGAAGGTTTGTGTTGGACAGTTTGTCTCGTTTTTTCTTGGGTCGGCCTGTTTTCTTGTGTGATTCTGTGTAGTTTGTAGGCTTGTTAGTTATTTAAAAAATCCTTCTTGTTTTTGAAGACATATTCGTGTCAGTGTATCTATTTTTAGAGGCATTAAAGAATATGCAATTGCACAGTACTATGCATTTGCAGTTCAACTTTCCAtgtgcaattgacagaataatatGCAATTGCACAAATAGTATATGATTTGCAGTCGATATGAATTTTAACAAAACAAAATCTCCACGTAATCGCATCTGATTATTAACATGTGCAATTGCACCATAATGTGCAATGTACAATTGCACATTAGTATGCAATTTAGTGGGCAATTGCGTGCAATTGCACATTAGTATGTAAATTTTGCGTATTTTTTCTCATGAAGGTATAGAGTATCCAAATGCAAAAATTTATATGAAATTGCACAATACTATGTAAACTGGAGTTGTAAGGTCCAACCTCGTCTGAAATCCAGTAACTAAGAAGAACAAGCCCAATAACTAAAAAATGATTGAAACTGGATTCGCTAAAGTGTACTTGTTGTTGCTAATACATCGTCTGAGATTTAAATAAATCTCTATTGATCGGGAGCTAGGCTGGTCCTTTTAGTATTATCTCGCCATGACATTGAATCCAGCTCCCAGCATGAGTTGGCATGAGGAAAGCACAAACCTAGGGCTGGTGCAGGAAACAATTAGCAGCTTGAGGACAACCTGCATGGCTGGAGTGTATGCTAGGCCCACCAAGGCCATAGAAAGCAACTACAAAAGGCACATGGCAACCTCTAGTATCTACCTTAGATAAAATAATAGTTATGATAGGACTAGGTTGCTTTATCAGGTTAGTTGAGATATGTTAAGGTTCATTGGGGATTAGCTTTCTTACGATTTTTTCTCCACTTCTTGATATGGACAAAACAGATCTCTAGTAGTGTTGTATCCACTCCTAGGTGTGGGTTGGAACTGCTACGAAAGTCATCCCTATAAAAGGTGAGCCGGACAGCATGTAGCCCATAGCCATTAAGCAGTGAGAATTCTTGTAGATGATTCTACCCTCTCCTACTTTATCtcatcatatgacttgtggcaggCCAACCCTTACTCCTTGGGGCACGATGACCCTAGGTCTCCGTGCCCTTAACAAAAGTAGCATGCGGCATAAGTTATTCACTAGCCTCCTCTAGATGTTTTAAAATAGcgtcctctttttcttttttcgagaaaacgcaaaaagcctttgcgtttcatttcattgaaaagaaggAGGGGAACATATGTTTATCAGTTACAACCCGCGGAAGGGGCAGGGAACAGGCAAAACAAGCAGAAAATCAGTGTACATCCCAGGTGATTGGCAGGACGACGCGCAGGCCTTGTGCCCCAGCTCTTGCCCAGGTGCTTGCCTCATCACGGATCTTGGTGACCACGCCAGGGACGGAGGGGGTTGCGCCATCGAAGACGCAGCCGTTGCGTTCTTTCCAGATCATCCACGGAATGAGAAGCGTCATCAGGCGAGACCCTTGCGCAGGGTTTTGGGCGTTGCTTGCCGAGCTTGGAGCCGCCAGGAGAGTAAGGTGTCATCCTGAGCTGGTGGTCTGCAGGTGGCGCGCAGCCAGGAGAGGATCTCGACCCACACCTGGTGTGCAAAGCTGCAGCCGGTGAAGAGGTGCTGTATCGTTTCCATCTCTTGGTCGCAGAGCAGGCATTTGGCATGGTGCGGTAGACCCCGTCGTTGCAGACGCTCGGCCGTCCAGCATCTGTCCACGTGTGCCAGCCAATGGAAGAATTTGACGCTGTGGGGAGCCCAAGTCTTCCAGGTAAGCTGCCAGGCATCGCAGAGCAGGGATCCATGGAATGTGGCTCTGTAGCAAGAACTAGCTGAGTAGGAACCATTGCTGGTCCACTTCCACACCATGGTGTCGGCCTGGTCAGATAGCTGGACGTGCTCGAGCCTCCTCCAGAGCAACAGATAGTCGCCAATCTCCTCGACGCCCAGGGTGCCATGTATGTCCCGGACCCAGCGGCGGTTTTGCAGGCCTTGAGCGACAGTAGTGGTGCGCCTCCGGTGCTTGGGGATGCAGGCGTATAGGCGCGGCATGATCTCACTGACGGACCTGCCGTCGATCCAACGGTCCTCCCAAAACTGCGTCGAGCGTCCATCGCCGAGGGATATGGTCGTGGAGGCGAAGAAGAGGGCACGCTCCTCGGCGGAAAACTGCAGGTCAAGCCCATGCCACGCCTTAGACGTGTCGGTGCGGCTGAACCAGAGCCACCTTAGGCGCAGCGCAAGGCCGGCCTTGGCCATGTTCTGGACGCCGAGTCCGCCATATTGGATGGGGCGGCAAACCCTGCTCCAATTAACGTGGCAGCTGCCACCGTTTGCTTCCTTACTTCCTGCCCATAGAAAGCCTCTCTGAATCTTCTCGATCTGCTTGATGGTTTTCTTTGGCGGCGCATAGACAAGGAGCTGATGGATGGGAATGGCACATAGCACCGCCCTGACCAGCTTCAGCCTGCCTGACTTGTCCATAAGGTGTGCCTTCCATGCCGGGAGCCGTGCGGCGATGCGGTCCACGAGGGGTTGCAGCTGCGCGCATGTCGGTCTCCTGATCGTCAAGGGGATGCCCAGATAGGTCATAGGCATAGCTGTAATGGGGCAGCCCAGGCCGGCGGTGACCACGGTGGCGTCCTCGTCAGTGCCGTTGATGAGGGCAGCAGAGCTCTTGCCGTAGTTGACCAGGAGGCCGGAGGCGCGTCCAAACAGCAGCAGGATCTCTTTGACGGCAGCTATGTCTTCGCATGAAGGGCGGCAAAAGAGGACGACATCGTCGGCGTAGAGGGAGATCCCTTGGATGTGGCGGCGGGGGTGCAGTTCCCTGAGGATGCCCACTTCGGTGGCGCGCCTGAAGAGCCGGCCCAGCACGTCGACGGCCAGCACGAACAGCTGCGGGGAGAACAGGTCTCCCTGCCGCAGGCCGCGGCGGTGCCATATGGGAGGGCCAGGTTCGCGGCGGCTCCTCTTTTTCTGTCCAAAACATCTTTCTATGACACAGATTTAGGCATTCAACCCGGGTCCTCTTTTTCTGTCCAAAACATC includes these proteins:
- the LOC124674073 gene encoding eukaryotic peptide chain release factor GTP-binding subunit ERF3A-like, producing MEHDAPPHHAHDDGAVDDWARDDAEPSSHGHDAGPSHAHCPEPSCRLGADADAAAHPAPPAEGVNGIQSSLQAMELQANAAAHEDVQMVAEEDEEKKRHLNVVFIGHVDAGKSTAGGQILFLSGQVDDRTIQKYEKEAKDKSRESWYMAYIMDTNEEERLKGKTVEVGRAYFETENTRFTILDAPGHKSYVPNMISGASQADIGVLVISARKGEFETGYERGGQTREHVLLAKTLGVAKLIVVINKMDEPTVQWSKERYDEIEGKMVPFLKSSGYNVKKDVQFLPISGLCGANMKTRMDKSICSWWDGPCLFEVLDRIEVPLRDPRGPVRMPIIDKYKDMGTAVMGKLESGTIREGDSLLVMPNRSNVKVIGINLDEKKVRRAGPGENVRVKLSGIEEDDIMAGFVLSSVANPVGAFTEFNAQLQILELLDNAIFTAGYKAVLHIHSVVEECEIVDLIEEIDMKKMKETDPKKKKPKRKPLFVKNGAVVVCRIQVNNLICIERFSDSPQLGRFTLRTEGKTIAVGKVVALPPVGRTTFLA